DNA sequence from the Chitinivibrionales bacterium genome:
CCGCCTCGCTCACGGCGCAGCTCCAGAAGCTTCTGCAGTCTTATCCCGAGGTCGGGTTCGTGGGCGAGATGGTGGGCGCCGACGACGAGAACTCGAGCCACGGCGAGGGCGTGACCGGCCCGAACGGCGCGCAGGTGTTTGTGCGGCTGCTCAATCCCGACCAGCGTGACAAGACGCAGCAGCAGATACAGGACGATTTCCGCAAGCGCCTTCCCGAGCTCAAGAACGCGAAAATCACGCTCATGGCCATGTCCGGGTTCACCATGGGAAGCACCAAGCCGCTCACGATCCACGTGTACGGCAACAACCTGGCAACCCTGCGCGACATCTCGCAGAACGTATTGAACGTGGTGAAAGCAATCCCGGGTGTCAAGGACGTGGAATCGTCGTTCTCAAAGGCAAGGCCGGAATACCATTTCGTCATCGACCGGCAGAAGGCGCTCATGTACGGCCTGATGCCCCTGCAGGTCCAGACGGCGCTCCAGGCGGCAAACCTCGGCAGCGTGGCCACACAGCTGCGCACCGGCGACGAGGAGATCGACGTGCGGGTCATTCTCGACAAGAGATTCAGGGACAAGCTCGACTATCTCCAGCAACTGCCGCTCAAGACGCCGGCGGGCGTCACCATTCCGCTTTCCCAGGTGGCCACGGTGCTTCCGGCCGAGGGGCCCGTGGTGATCAAGCGAGACAACAAGTTCCGCGTGGGCATCGTTGACGGCAACATCACGGACAGGCCGCTCGGCGCCATTGTCGCGGATGTCAAGACCCAGCTCGCGCCCATCGAGAAGTCGCTCCCCGCGGGATATTCCATTTCGTACAAGGGCGATTACGAGAACATGCAGGAAAGCTTCCAGCAGCTGGCCCTGGCGCTCGTGCTTGCGATCCTTCTCATTTACATGGTGATGGCCTCGCAGTTCGAGAGCCTGGTGCACCCGTTCACCATCATGTTCACCATCCCGCTCGCCGGCATCGGCGTGGTATGGATCCTGCTCCTGCTCGGCAAGACGCTTTCGATGGTTTCGTTCCTCGGCGTCATCATCCTCACCGGCATCGTGGTGAGCAACGGCATCGTCATGGTGGACTACATCAACCAGTGCCGTCACGCCGGCATGGCCATACGCGACGCCATTCTCGAGGGATGCAAGACCCGCCTGCGGCCCGTGATCATCACCGCTGGCGCCACCATCATCGCCATGATCCCCATGGGATTTTTCGGCGGCACCGAGGGCGCGGCCACGAGTCCCATGGCACTTTCGGTGATCGGCGGCCTCATCAGCGCGACGTTCCTCACGCTTTTCGTTGTGCCGCTGGTTTACAACGTGCTCGACCAGATCGGCGCATGGGTAAAGAGGGGTGTTAAAAGGGTGATCGGGTAAGAGTTGATGCGTTGAAAAGTTGACGAGTAAATGGGTGGGGGAACTCTTCGGTGTGGCAAGGATTTTGCAATATACCTTCCTTGGTTGGTCAGGGAGTCCCAAAGGGAGGTACTATGGACAGCACAAAAACAAACGGATTTAAATCTGAATATGTTCCCGGCGTGTGCAACATCGGACCTGCGGAAAGACGTTTGCGGAGAAAGTCTGGCTGGATAGGGATCGGCGTTGGCATCGGTTTGTGGGCAGCGCTTGCGTTCGTCAAAGCGCCGCAGGCATGGCGGCTGCTCGTTTTTTTTCCCGCAAGCCTCGCTGCGTCGGGATATCTCCAGTCCGCTTTTCATTTCTGCGCCAATTTCGGCATGCGGGGTGTTTTCAATTTTGGACCCGAAGTGGGGAAAACAGATACTGTTCTTCAGGCCGAATTCCGAAAGAAGGACCGGCGCAAGGCGTCGCTCATTCTGCTTTTGTCCGGTGTCATCGGTGCGATTGCGGCCGCTGCGGCCTTTTTGGTCAAAACTTAAACGGAAATGATTCGTTGATCCGTCTATGATCGCCGTACAAACAGAAAATCTCGCCAAACGTTTCAAAAAATTCCTTGCGGTGGACGGCATTTCCTTTACGGTGAATGAAGGGGAAGTGTTCGGGTTTCTCGGACCCAACGGCGCGGGCAAGACCACCACCATCAACATGCTTTCGACGCTGATCGCCCCGTCATCGGGCGGCGCCCGGATCATGGGTTACGATATTGTCAAGAAGCGCAACGAGGTCCGGCGGTCCATCGGTGTGGTGTTCCAGGACCCGGCCCTCGACAGCAGGCTCACCGGCCGGGAGAACCTGGAGTTCCACGCGCACATGTACGGCATGCCGGCGCGGGAGCGCAACGGCAGGATCGCTGAAGTACTCGCCCTCGTGGAGCTCGAAGACAAGGCGGCCGCCCGCGTGGAAACATATTCCGGCGGCATGAAGCGCAGGCTCGAAATCGCACGCGGCCTCATGCACCGGCCCAAGGTCCTGTTCCTCGACGAGCCTACCATAGGGCTCGATGCACAGACCCGGCGCCACATATGGACCTACGTCAAGAAACTCAATGCCGAAACCGGCATCACCATGATCCTCACCACCCATTACATGGAGGAGGCCGATGCTCTCTCTCACCGGATCCTTATCCTCGACCGCGGCAGGATCGTGGCGCTCGACACGCCGTCGGCGCTCAAGGACGTTTTGGGCGGGGACGTGATCGAGCTCGGCATTGCGGGCGACACATCATCATTTGTCAATGCCATGCGCTCGGCCGGCTGGGTAAAGAGCGTTGCGGCGAACGATGGATGCGTGCGGCTCAGCCTCGAAAAGGCCGAACTGCACGTGGCGCCCGTGGTCCAGGCCGCGGCGGATCACGGCGTGGCGCTATCGTGTGTGAACATCAGAAAGCCGAGCCTGGACGATGTGTTCATCCATTTTACGGGCAAGACGATCCGCGAAGGCGGCAATGACGCAACAGAGGGAAAACCGTCCAGGCGCGGACACCGAAGGCGCAGGTAGG
Encoded proteins:
- a CDS encoding ATP-binding cassette domain-containing protein, with translation MIAVQTENLAKRFKKFLAVDGISFTVNEGEVFGFLGPNGAGKTTTINMLSTLIAPSSGGARIMGYDIVKKRNEVRRSIGVVFQDPALDSRLTGRENLEFHAHMYGMPARERNGRIAEVLALVELEDKAAARVETYSGGMKRRLEIARGLMHRPKVLFLDEPTIGLDAQTRRHIWTYVKKLNAETGITMILTTHYMEEADALSHRILILDRGRIVALDTPSALKDVLGGDVIELGIAGDTSSFVNAMRSAGWVKSVAANDGCVRLSLEKAELHVAPVVQAAADHGVALSCVNIRKPSLDDVFIHFTGKTIREGGNDATEGKPSRRGHRRRR